The Bacteroidota bacterium genomic interval CTGCAACGTGGACGTGTGGGTGCGCGACAATGAGGTACTGCGCCTTACCCCCCGCGCAAACCAGCAGGTGAATGCCTACTGGATGTGCGACAGTGGCCGCCTGGACTACATGCGCTACAACACAAACCGCGTAAGCGGCATCAAGCTACAGAACGACCTGCCCACCACACACAAGGATGGCCTGACACAGCTGGCAAGCCTGCTGCAGCTGCATCTGGGTAGAACCCTCTTCGTAGGCTCGGCCCAGGCCAGCCTGGAGAGCCTGTATGTGCTACGGCAGCTGGCAGGGCACCTGGGTGCAACCAGCCTGTACTACCTGCCCGATGTGCAAGCCGGCTGGGGAGACCAGCTGCTGCGCCGGGATGACCGCAGCCCAAACCAAGCCGGAGCCGAACTGCTGGGCTACGCTGCCACCACCCAGGAGCAGCTAGCCAGTGTGGCAGCAGGCTACGAACTCATTGTGGTACTGGAGGATAACCGCGTGGCCGAACAGATGATCGGCCTGGGCAAGAACACCGCCGTATTTGCCAGCACCTACTTCCAAGGCCACGAACAGGCCGCACTGGTGCTGCCCGCAGCTACCAACTTCGAGATGGCCGGCACTTACCTGAACAGCGACCGAGTAGCCCAGCTGACCCAGCAGGCTAAACAGATCCGGCAGATGACCCCCGAAATGTGGATGTCTATGCCCAAAAGCCGCCTGGATGCAGGTGGCGTGGCCATAGACACCTGGCGCCACCCCGAGCACATAGTAGACTGCCTACCCAGCTGGCTACTGCTGTCTGCCACGGCTGCTATTGCAGGCATAGAGCTGCCCGGAACACACAAGGAGCTATTTGGCACGCTGAAAAACCTGTACCCAGACCAGCTGGCGCAGGCCGAACTGCCCACGCGCAACCGAACCGAGAGCTTTAAGCAAAGTCAATTCGACTTTGCGGGCAAGTCCAGGCCCTAGCTTGGGTGCTTCTAATCCCCCACCTCCCTTACGCACTAGGTCTCCAGGGTGCTGACTTTGTCCACGCTTGTAGGCTACGGCAGGGAATCCCGAGTGCAAGGGTCCGGCTCCACGGCGCACGTACCGGCCATCAGGCATTCATGTATGGGCTGGCCCAGACTAGGCACCAAACCGGCCTGCGACAAAGGCCAGGAATTCTTCGTTCACCTTCTCGTCGTGCGCGTTGTCGGGCATATTGAAGATGCGCGTGCGCAGGTACTGCTGGGCTTCCTCATAGCTGGTCAGTACATTGATGTCCTGTAGTGCCTGCCTAAAGCGCTGGGTGTCTCCGCCAAATACCTTCTGTACGTACTGGAACTGCTTGTGCAGCGGAATGCTGTCTGAGCGCAGTGGGCGGCCTGGCTCCGGGTTCGGGCTGGGCCTACTGCCAAAGGTATCGGCCATCCGGGCAGTGGGCATAGCCGGAGCGGGGGCTGGGGTGCGGGGGTCGACAGGCGCAGCCGGAGGGGTACCCGCCGTAGGGGCCGGGGTGGCAAACAGGGTGGCCGGGGCGACAGGTTCCGCGCCCTGGCTGGCCGACCCGGCTGCAGTAGCCTCCGCAACGGCCGGTAGGGGCTGGCCAGCGGCAGCCCGGTACTGCTCGGCCTGGTAGTGGGCCAGGGGCTGAACCTGCTCGGCATAGCGTGCTGCCAGCTTTTGCAGTTTCTCGCGAAAGTCGGCCAGGGTAATGGTATCAACCCCCTGTTTTTCGTAGTGGTGCACCAGGCCCTGCACCAGGAAGTCGTAGCACAGAATAAAACCCGCAAATCGTTCCAGCTTCTCGCGCTCCAGTACCTCCTTGTTGCCAAAAAAGTATTTACACAGCGCCTCGGCCGGATTCAGGATAAGCCATAGGGTGTTGTATACAGCCTTTTTTAGTAGCTCGGGCATCTCGCTACCTGGCACCGCCAGGTGGTGGCTCAGCTGCTGCTCCAGTTGGGCCATAGCAGCCTGCACGGCCGGAGCATCGTAGTTGAAAAACGGATGGCGAACCCGCTGCATATAGCCCCGCCACTCCTGAAATAGCTGAAAGAGCACAAAATGACGCACCTGCGGATGGGTGGGCAGCTGTAGCAGGCTGTCTCCGTCCAGCACCTCCGGCAGATTGGGCTGCAGGGTGGCTGCGTGCGCGGTGGCCAAGTCGGCAAGCTGCGATTCGGGTATAGAGACAATGGGTAGCATGGCTGCAAATATGCGTCAAAAGCCTTAAAAACACCACTAATTAGGGCCTAACGCTGGCAGGTAAGGATCAATCCTACCTCCACTCCCTGCAATGGAAATAAAAAAAGCGCTATCGGGGATAGCGCTCTATAGTCGTAGCAACAAACTGCCTGGCGGCCCTTGGTGCCTGGTGCTAGTACTTGATGCCCTGCGCAGCCAGATCCTTCAGCACAGCCTGCAGGCCCCGCTTGTTGATGGTGCGTATGCCATTTGCGCTTACACGCAGGGTGATGTAACGATCTTCTTCGGCCAGATAGAAACGCTTTCTCTGCAGATTGGGCAGGAAACGACGCTTCGTGCGATTATTCGCATGGCTTACATTATTACCTACAATCGGTTTTTTACCGGTTACTTCGCATTGACGTGCCATAGCTAACTAAAAATTGAGAACGGCAAAGATAGGCGACAGCCACACATGAGTCAATGATCCGGTACTTTTTTATTTTACCGCAGGTTGCCCCGCCCTATAGCCGGGCGCCCGGCTACCAGATGCCCTGGCGCGGGGGATGGCTGGATAAAAAAAGCCGTAAATTATGCGCATGGACAGTACTACCCTGGTGGTGAAGAACCCCTATACCGGAGCGAGCCTGCAAACCCTGCCGCTGCTGCGGGCCTCGGACGTGGATAAGGTGCTGGAGCGGGCGGTGCGGGTGCGCAATGAGCACCGCCTGTGGCTGCCCCTGCACGAGCGGGTAATGATCCTGGAGCGCTTTGCAGAACTGCTGACAGAGCAGCGCGAGGCCCTGGTAAACCTGGCGATACAAGAGGGGGGAAAGCCCCGAAAAGACACCGAGATGGAGATGAGCCGGGCCCTGGACGGCGTACAGTGTGCCCTGGCAGAGATGCGCAGAGGGCACGGCCACGAGGTGAATATGGGCTACACGCGGGCAACAGCCGGCCACATGGCCTTTACACGCCGGGCACCCATAGGGGTAGTGGCTGCCTACAGTGCCTTCAATCACCCCATCAACCTGTGGATCCACCAGGTGATCCCGGCGGTGGCGGTGGGCACCCCCATCATCCTGAAGCCGGCACCCGCCACCCCGCTGGTAGCCATCCGGCTGAGCCAGCTGCTGTATCAGGCAGGCCTGCCCGAGGTGTGGTGCCAGACCATTACCCTCAGCAATGAGCTGGCGACAGAGCTGGCAAAAAGCCCGCAGCTGGATGCGCTGAACTTCATCGGCTCGGCCCGGGTGGGCTGGCACCTGCGCAGCCTGCTGGCACCGGGCACCCGGCTAACGCTGGAACATGGCGGTGTAGCACCTGTTGTAGTGGATGAAACGGCGGACCTGGACCTGGCCCTAAAACTACTGGTGCCCGGGGCCTACTACCATGCCGGGCAGGTGTGCGTGTCGGTACAGCGCATATACGTGCATGAGCACATTGCCCGCGCCTTTGCCGTGCGGATGGCCGAGGCCGCCAGCGGGCTAAGGGTGGGCGACCCGCAGGCTGAAGACACCGATGTAGGGCCGCTGATTAGCTCACAGGCAGTAGACCGGGTGGCCCACTGGGTGGACGAGGCGGTGCAGGCCGGAGCCGAGCTGCTAACCGGCGGCAGCCCGCTGCCCCAGCACCACAGCTACGCCCCCACCCTACTCTATGGCACACCCACCCACACACGCCTGATGCAGGAGGAGGTGTTTGGGCCGGTGGCCTGCGTGGTTCCCTACCGCAAGCTGGAGGAGGCCCTGAAAGCGGCCAATGGCCTGCGCACCCAGTTTCAGGCAGCCCTGTTTACCCAGCGGCTGGACCATGCCCTGCTGGCACTTGAGCAGCTGCGTGCCGGGGCGGTGATGATTAACGACAGCACCACCTTCCGGGCGGACGGGATGCCCTTCTCGGGCCTGGGCGAGAGCGGCCTGGGCACAGGCGGCATAGGCTACACCATGCGCGAATACAGCTATGAAAAGCTGTGTGTGCTTAACCAGCACTAGAGAATCCTAGACCCCAGTTTGGCGTTTATCTGGCAACTAATAGCCCTTCCGGACAGCTTACTTATCTGGTAGC includes:
- a CDS encoding 2Fe-2S iron-sulfur cluster-binding protein, producing MPTVTIDGKEFAFEGQQKLLPFILERGMEVPYFCWHPAMSAPTNCRMCLVDVGFPIKNRETGEYELDAQGKRKILWGRKPSTSCNQDLVPDMVVRTQNTSPAIKKAQEGVLEFILANHPLDCPICDQAGECPLQINTYKYGPEGSRFELNKVHKPKRIPLGPRVTLDAERCINCTRCTRFTEEISGTNQLSIMARGEKNFPTAGPGKTFDDPYSLNTVDICPVGALTSTDFRFKARVWEMNYTPNICTGCSKGCNVDVWVRDNEVLRLTPRANQQVNAYWMCDSGRLDYMRYNTNRVSGIKLQNDLPTTHKDGLTQLASLLQLHLGRTLFVGSAQASLESLYVLRQLAGHLGATSLYYLPDVQAGWGDQLLRRDDRSPNQAGAELLGYAATTQEQLASVAAGYELIVVLEDNRVAEQMIGLGKNTAVFASTYFQGHEQAALVLPAATNFEMAGTYLNSDRVAQLTQQAKQIRQMTPEMWMSMPKSRLDAGGVAIDTWRHPEHIVDCLPSWLLLSATAAIAGIELPGTHKELFGTLKNLYPDQLAQAELPTRNRTESFKQSQFDFAGKSRP
- the rpmB gene encoding 50S ribosomal protein L28, translating into MARQCEVTGKKPIVGNNVSHANNRTKRRFLPNLQRKRFYLAEEDRYITLRVSANGIRTINKRGLQAVLKDLAAQGIKY
- a CDS encoding aldehyde dehydrogenase family protein, which gives rise to MDSTTLVVKNPYTGASLQTLPLLRASDVDKVLERAVRVRNEHRLWLPLHERVMILERFAELLTEQREALVNLAIQEGGKPRKDTEMEMSRALDGVQCALAEMRRGHGHEVNMGYTRATAGHMAFTRRAPIGVVAAYSAFNHPINLWIHQVIPAVAVGTPIILKPAPATPLVAIRLSQLLYQAGLPEVWCQTITLSNELATELAKSPQLDALNFIGSARVGWHLRSLLAPGTRLTLEHGGVAPVVVDETADLDLALKLLVPGAYYHAGQVCVSVQRIYVHEHIARAFAVRMAEAASGLRVGDPQAEDTDVGPLISSQAVDRVAHWVDEAVQAGAELLTGGSPLPQHHSYAPTLLYGTPTHTRLMQEEVFGPVACVVPYRKLEEALKAANGLRTQFQAALFTQRLDHALLALEQLRAGAVMINDSTTFRADGMPFSGLGESGLGTGGIGYTMREYSYEKLCVLNQH